In Candidatus Fusobacterium pullicola, the following are encoded in one genomic region:
- a CDS encoding FUSC family protein: MIKVEDYYNMIITFKKNMKTELPVISISIFLFLTLWIFFGKYNMILPPFLTLYFKVKYQQEFRIRELIKNYLMILTIAFMSFLAGESLIFCILINLAVPFFIVYFLTNKFTPKSYFVYGMAFVFMQLMPISSSLLPMRIGALLYSFIVLTVALFFSSKYLKKEKKYDKLREKILLLSQQIRKLALGESIEDEKLEVIKSISNLNQQIYFTRNSRYLATEYGKTLYLFMIFFQRVNYYMEECVEREKKLDKQFFLSLSDLLEKIGKNIKIDSNRDLVMEIEKFQRDNRERIEEEGERLESILNLLKIALLGINLKDHNRNER, encoded by the coding sequence ATGATTAAGGTAGAAGATTATTATAACATGATAATTACATTTAAGAAAAATATGAAAACGGAGTTACCGGTTATATCTATTTCAATATTTTTATTTTTAACACTGTGGATTTTTTTTGGAAAATATAATATGATACTACCCCCATTTTTAACGCTTTATTTTAAAGTTAAATATCAACAGGAGTTTAGAATAAGAGAGTTAATAAAAAACTACTTAATGATATTAACAATAGCCTTTATGTCATTTTTAGCAGGAGAGAGTTTAATTTTCTGTATACTTATCAATTTGGCTGTTCCATTTTTTATAGTTTATTTTTTAACAAATAAATTTACACCAAAATCCTACTTTGTTTATGGGATGGCTTTTGTATTTATGCAACTTATGCCGATTTCCTCTTCATTACTTCCAATGAGAATAGGGGCTTTACTTTATAGTTTTATAGTTTTAACAGTAGCTTTATTTTTCTCCTCTAAATATTTGAAAAAAGAGAAAAAATATGATAAATTGAGGGAAAAAATACTACTACTATCACAGCAGATAAGAAAATTAGCTCTTGGAGAGAGTATAGAAGATGAGAAGTTGGAAGTGATTAAGAGTATTTCTAACTTAAATCAACAGATCTATTTTACAAGAAATTCAAGATATTTAGCTACGGAATATGGAAAAACTCTATATTTATTTATGATATTTTTTCAAAGGGTTAACTACTATATGGAAGAGTGTGTTGAAAGAGAAAAAAAATTAGATAAACAGTTTTTTTTAAGTTTATCTGATTTGTTAGAAAAAATTGGAAAAAATATAAAAATAGATAGTAATAGGGATTTGGTAATGGAGATAGAGAAATTTCAGAGAGACAATAGAGAGAGGATAGAAGAAGAGGGAGAGAGATTAGAAAGCATCTTAAATTTATTGAAAATAGCTTTATTAGGAATTAATCTTAAAGACCATAATAGAAATGAAAGAGA